The genomic region GACAGACATCAGTGGAAACACAGTCTGGAGCGCTAAATACACATCATTTGGCGAAGCAATAGTTGACTCAACATCAACCATCGTTAATAACCTGAGATTCCCCGGACAATACTTTGACGAAGAAACAGGAAAGCATTATAATTTGAACAGATATTATGATCCGAATAGCGGGAGATTTATATCAAATGATCCGATTGGGTTTAAAGGTGGGGATGTGAATTTGTATAGGTATGTAGGGAATAATGTGGTGAATTGGGTGGATCCGATGGGGTTATTTGTCATAGATATTTATGAAAGAGGTACTAAAAAAGGAGATGCATACGGCGC from Nitrospiraceae bacterium harbors:
- a CDS encoding RHS repeat-associated core domain-containing protein → TDISGNTVWSAKYTSFGEAIVDSTSTIVNNLRFPGQYFDEETGKHYNLNRYYDPNSGRFISNDPIGFKGGDVNLYRYVGNNVVNWVDPMGLFVIDIYERGTKKGDAYGALIIVTAESGAW